The following proteins are encoded in a genomic region of Vibrio tasmaniensis:
- the ycfP gene encoding alpha/beta hydrolase YcfP has product MIIYLHGFDSTSPGNHEKILQLQFIDDDVRFINYSTLHPKHDMQHLLKEVHKVIEQSDDPHPIICGVGLGGFWSERIGFLCGIKQVVFNPNLYPENNMVGRIDRPEEYEDIATKCVAQYRMKNKGRCLVVLSREDEIHDNTKTASALEDYYEIVWDEKENHKFKKISQHLQAMKAFKNA; this is encoded by the coding sequence ATGATTATCTATCTACACGGCTTCGACTCAACAAGCCCAGGCAATCACGAAAAAATACTGCAGTTGCAATTCATTGATGATGACGTTCGCTTCATCAACTACAGTACTTTGCATCCAAAACACGATATGCAGCATTTGCTAAAAGAAGTGCATAAAGTGATAGAGCAATCCGATGATCCACATCCAATCATTTGTGGTGTAGGTTTAGGTGGTTTTTGGTCTGAGCGTATTGGTTTCTTATGTGGGATTAAGCAGGTGGTGTTCAACCCTAATCTGTACCCTGAGAACAACATGGTAGGTCGAATTGATCGTCCTGAAGAGTACGAAGACATCGCGACTAAGTGTGTCGCTCAGTATCGTATGAAGAACAAAGGACGTTGTTTAGTGGTGCTTTCTCGTGAAGATGAAATTCACGACAATACGAAAACAGCTTCCGCTCTAGAAGATTACTACGAAATTGTCTGGGACGAAAAAGAGAATCATAAGTTC
- a CDS encoding phosphotransferase, whose protein sequence is MAIFSWSEAKLLDTSLSSLDGYFSEPPIRAQTLTGGLTNRCWKLVLADGTAYVWRPITPITKAFFISRHEEYQVLSTIERLDIGPSPIVVNEQGLLVEWIAGETLYEGLEQDDLLKTLISVHLVNTARLPLQPFSYTARVDHYWLQLDAVHKTETCTKIYQEWRVAPSIPSVELSLCHFDLGGYNLVKNQDGIKIIDWEYAALADPRLDLTLTIAVAGLPVTETVNKYCQLRGIHDAQPWLDGVDAWLPRSQMMAMLWYLLAHQLWGDDSYLREAEALSHTLCSYDHV, encoded by the coding sequence ATGGCGATTTTTTCTTGGTCTGAAGCAAAGCTTCTTGATACCAGTTTGAGTTCTCTTGATGGCTACTTTTCTGAGCCTCCAATCAGAGCGCAGACGTTGACTGGTGGTTTGACTAATCGGTGTTGGAAATTGGTTTTAGCCGATGGCACCGCCTATGTTTGGCGTCCAATTACCCCCATCACTAAAGCGTTCTTCATCTCTCGTCATGAAGAGTATCAAGTCCTGTCTACGATTGAGCGCCTAGATATCGGCCCAAGTCCGATAGTGGTCAATGAGCAAGGCTTATTAGTTGAATGGATCGCGGGTGAGACGTTGTACGAAGGACTAGAGCAGGATGATTTACTGAAGACGCTGATCTCGGTACATCTGGTTAATACCGCGCGACTGCCGCTCCAACCGTTCAGTTATACAGCTCGAGTTGACCACTACTGGCTTCAGCTTGATGCGGTTCATAAGACTGAAACCTGCACTAAGATTTATCAAGAGTGGCGCGTGGCTCCAAGTATCCCAAGTGTTGAACTTTCTTTGTGCCATTTTGATCTCGGTGGCTATAACCTTGTGAAGAACCAAGATGGGATTAAGATCATTGACTGGGAATACGCAGCGCTTGCGGACCCAAGACTTGATCTTACGCTGACCATTGCTGTTGCCGGATTACCAGTTACAGAAACTGTGAACAAGTACTGTCAGCTACGAGGTATCCATGATGCCCAACCTTGGCTTGATGGGGTAGATGCATGGTTACCAAGAAGCCAAATGATGGCGATGCTGTGGTATTTACTTGCTCATCAGCTTTGGGGCGATGACAGTTATCTACGTGAAGCCGAGGCTCTGAGTCACACTTTATGTAGCTATGATCACGTTTAG
- the lpoB gene encoding penicillin-binding protein activator LpoB, producing MKKSVIALLGLAVILGGCSNKVSYGDAQSVETTTIDFGSTDLQTIAGEMVDSMMASGSVSYITREQRPIVFVERIKNKTSEHIDTESITDTISTKMLNSGKFRFVDMDRVESVREQLNFQNNDELVNQSSAIQFGKMVGAQYMLYGNLSSIVKKAGSDEDVYYKMTMRLMDLESGLIEWADETEIRKQQSKSLLGF from the coding sequence ATGAAAAAGAGTGTCATTGCGCTACTAGGTTTAGCGGTTATTTTAGGCGGTTGTTCAAACAAGGTAAGCTACGGTGATGCACAATCAGTAGAAACCACGACAATCGATTTTGGTTCAACTGACCTTCAAACGATTGCGGGTGAAATGGTCGATAGCATGATGGCGTCTGGCTCAGTGTCTTACATTACTCGTGAGCAACGTCCAATTGTGTTTGTAGAGCGAATCAAGAATAAGACAAGTGAGCACATCGATACTGAGTCAATCACTGACACCATCAGTACTAAAATGTTGAACTCTGGTAAGTTCCGTTTCGTTGATATGGACCGTGTAGAGTCTGTTCGTGAGCAATTGAACTTCCAAAACAATGATGAGCTTGTAAATCAAAGTTCAGCAATCCAATTTGGTAAAATGGTTGGTGCTCAATACATGTTGTACGGCAACCTTTCAAGCATCGTTAAGAAAGCGGGCAGCGACGAAGACGTATACTACAAAATGACCATGCGCTTAATGGATCTTGAGTCTGGTTTGATTGAATGGGCTGACGAGACTGAAATCCGTAAGCAACAATCGAAAAGCTTACTGGGCTTTTAA
- a CDS encoding YcfL family protein, producing MKKWLVSLAAVMALAGCADNTAGVRVDSQTQNVFFGDKVLGSRLQVEDIRTDQIDGHTRGIVRLNSNYKGDQHILYRFYWYDDAGLEVNLKQGPWKQAIVRGFESISLSEVSVNPKATQFRVQFREQ from the coding sequence ATGAAAAAGTGGTTAGTGAGCTTAGCAGCGGTTATGGCTCTGGCTGGTTGTGCTGATAATACAGCTGGCGTAAGGGTAGATAGTCAAACTCAGAACGTTTTCTTTGGTGATAAGGTATTGGGTAGCCGCTTACAGGTTGAAGATATCCGTACCGACCAAATAGACGGTCATACTCGTGGAATCGTGCGTTTAAACAGCAACTATAAAGGCGATCAACATATCCTTTATCGCTTTTACTGGTACGACGATGCCGGTCTTGAGGTCAATTTAAAACAAGGCCCTTGGAAGCAAGCAATTGTTCGTGGTTTTGAAAGTATTTCGTTGTCGGAAGTGTCGGTAAATCCGAAAGCAACTCAGTTCCGAGTGCAATTCAGAGAGCAGTAA
- a CDS encoding COG3014 family protein has translation MKHQFRFASIALLSALTAGCANMSAGSLFSHYSAQNKEIYQAVKSGDYSTAQQELPDYVAGDILDNFEKGRINLLDQKYPESKSSLELADQAVKDQQSKAVISVSDSATSVGALAVNDNITEYVPADYELGFLHLYLGLNYLKKNDLEGAVIEMRRANQVQEQAKKQREAELESAASDAKSQGLSANVGSILANYPDAGKKLQSVQNAYLMFLSGLLYEASNDLNSAYVDYRRALAIMPENQEIIDRTMATAARLGMRQDLATLKKRYKQSSKLGASEGRVIVLQEQSAVQAMDSWRLDLPIYDSRDQGAIYSLALPYYPRQNVERFSALRISGQPLSEHLITDVNAMAQNDLSERMTSIVIRQALRVVAKDRIRKEATQGNDVGNILFNVWNAFTEQPDTRSWQSLPAEIKTSTFVANSGQYTLEAGAKTYDFDIREGQTTLVWISRQGNNATMWHKQLGRL, from the coding sequence GTGAAGCACCAGTTTAGATTCGCTTCCATTGCCCTGTTATCGGCGTTGACAGCGGGTTGTGCGAATATGTCGGCAGGGAGCCTGTTCAGTCATTACAGCGCGCAAAACAAAGAAATTTACCAAGCAGTCAAGTCTGGGGATTATTCAACGGCTCAACAAGAGTTACCAGATTACGTAGCAGGTGACATTCTTGATAACTTTGAAAAAGGTAGAATTAATCTACTTGATCAAAAATATCCTGAGAGTAAGTCGTCGCTCGAACTGGCCGATCAGGCAGTAAAAGATCAGCAAAGTAAAGCGGTGATCTCTGTATCAGACAGTGCAACCAGTGTCGGCGCGTTGGCTGTGAATGACAATATTACCGAGTATGTGCCAGCCGATTATGAGTTGGGCTTTCTGCATTTATATCTTGGTTTGAATTATTTAAAGAAAAACGACTTAGAAGGTGCGGTGATCGAAATGCGCCGCGCTAACCAAGTTCAGGAACAAGCCAAGAAACAACGTGAAGCTGAGTTAGAAAGTGCTGCTAGCGACGCAAAATCTCAAGGATTGTCTGCCAACGTGGGTAGTATTCTTGCGAATTATCCTGATGCGGGTAAAAAGCTGCAATCTGTGCAAAATGCGTATCTGATGTTTTTGTCTGGCCTGCTTTACGAAGCATCTAACGATCTGAACAGCGCTTATGTGGACTATCGACGTGCTTTGGCCATCATGCCTGAGAATCAAGAAATCATCGATAGAACCATGGCAACAGCTGCTCGCTTAGGCATGCGACAAGATTTAGCAACACTGAAAAAACGCTACAAACAGTCATCTAAGTTAGGGGCAAGCGAAGGGCGAGTAATTGTGCTTCAAGAACAAAGTGCAGTTCAAGCGATGGACAGTTGGCGATTAGATTTACCTATTTATGACAGTCGCGATCAGGGCGCAATATACTCTCTGGCGCTGCCATATTACCCGCGCCAAAACGTAGAACGTTTTTCTGCGCTACGAATCAGCGGGCAACCGTTGTCTGAGCATTTGATTACGGATGTGAATGCGATGGCGCAGAATGATTTATCTGAACGTATGACGAGCATTGTTATTCGCCAAGCGTTACGTGTGGTCGCGAAAGATCGCATCCGTAAAGAAGCAACTCAAGGTAATGATGTCGGTAACATTTTGTTCAATGTCTGGAATGCATTCACGGAACAACCAGACACTCGAAGCTGGCAATCTTTACCTGCGGAAATAAAGACCAGCACGTTTGTAGCAAACAGTGGTCAATATACGTTAGAAGCGGGCGCTAAAACGTATGACTTTGATATTCGAGAAGGGCAGACCACTTTGGTGTGGATTTCTCGACAAGGAAACAATGCAACAATGTGGCATAAACAGCTAGGGAGGCTGTAA
- the hinT gene encoding purine nucleoside phosphoramidase, which produces MAEETIFSKIINKEIPVDLLYQDDLVTAFRDINPRAPSHILIIPNKLIPTTNDVEAEDEAMMGRMFTVARKLAKEEGIAEDGYRLIVNCNSHGGQEVYHIHMHLVGGRPLGPLLMS; this is translated from the coding sequence ATGGCTGAAGAAACCATTTTTAGTAAGATCATCAATAAAGAAATCCCAGTAGATCTACTATACCAAGACGATTTAGTAACCGCATTTCGCGATATTAACCCTCGTGCTCCTAGTCATATTCTCATTATTCCTAACAAGCTGATTCCAACAACGAATGATGTTGAAGCGGAAGATGAAGCAATGATGGGACGTATGTTTACTGTTGCTCGTAAGTTAGCAAAAGAAGAAGGCATTGCAGAAGATGGCTATCGTCTTATTGTGAACTGCAATTCTCACGGTGGCCAAGAGGTTTACCATATTCACATGCACTTGGTTGGTGGCCGCCCGCTAGGCCCGCTTTTAATGAGTTAA
- a CDS encoding methyl-accepting chemotaxis protein, producing the protein MKGSVIKRMYAGFALIIIMFAVTITIMMSSMNQIHSNFESVSKVSLPLVALSNQTSVQLLSADKSFKDFLTTQNSERMSAMRTEFAASQNAFSEVLGSLEAASQDNTSLTERITQLRAMEERYFTEADEAMNNYIAMFEAQEQVQKASRDFQRLHSELTVGMKEYVADQKSISVKVMAKSYFIKLQDAEVITSDALASSDVAFVQKAVNQNKKAVTHLNYAYRGLATQLPAIKNVFDESVKNFTKDVGQKGGVLDKHNNYLKAKEALYINIANLAVEVDQAMAVLDSFNVTAEEQLNSSLADASSIYDNGLFKAIAIGIVVTVFAAAIGYHIAHSVREPLTRILGTLEGLTEGDMTQRIDIRYDNEFSRVSRHINTLADNLHNILVKLNDASDDLTNTASVNQKTSSETQAQLNNQREQTATVATAMTQMSHSVQEVANSAQSSLTMVQQVESASESGRQVMNTNISTINQLEVRLTESVGAVGELQQMSSQIGSILDVIRGIADQTNLLALNAAIEAARAGEQGRGFAVVADEVRVLAQKTTQSTSEIETMISNLQSSSKTASNVIESCMSDMDMSVEQASSANSAMEEIQALILEISRMSTHISQAAAEQSETSGDIARNIEDINQIADKSYQAMSSIAEASQNLTILANQQGDLVHQFKL; encoded by the coding sequence ATGAAGGGATCTGTGATCAAGCGTATGTACGCTGGTTTCGCACTGATCATCATCATGTTCGCAGTCACGATAACCATCATGATGAGCAGCATGAATCAGATACATAGTAATTTTGAGAGCGTCTCAAAAGTCTCATTGCCGCTGGTGGCGCTTTCAAACCAAACAAGTGTCCAATTACTTTCCGCCGACAAGTCATTTAAAGACTTCTTAACCACACAAAATTCTGAGCGTATGTCTGCAATGCGAACAGAGTTTGCCGCATCACAAAACGCTTTTTCTGAAGTGCTAGGTAGCCTAGAAGCAGCAAGCCAAGACAATACCTCGCTCACTGAGCGCATCACGCAATTAAGAGCAATGGAAGAACGTTACTTCACCGAAGCAGATGAAGCGATGAACAATTACATCGCTATGTTTGAGGCGCAAGAACAAGTACAAAAAGCGTCACGTGATTTCCAACGTTTACATTCAGAATTGACCGTTGGCATGAAAGAGTACGTTGCCGACCAAAAAAGCATCTCTGTAAAAGTGATGGCAAAGAGCTACTTCATTAAACTACAAGACGCCGAGGTGATCACTTCTGACGCGCTAGCAAGTTCTGATGTTGCCTTCGTACAAAAAGCCGTTAACCAAAACAAAAAGGCCGTTACCCACCTAAACTACGCGTACCGTGGCTTAGCGACACAATTGCCTGCGATTAAAAATGTTTTCGATGAATCGGTTAAAAACTTCACCAAAGACGTGGGACAAAAAGGCGGTGTTTTAGATAAACATAATAACTATCTGAAAGCGAAAGAAGCCTTGTACATCAACATTGCTAACCTAGCCGTTGAGGTCGACCAAGCAATGGCGGTGCTGGATTCTTTCAACGTCACAGCGGAAGAGCAACTCAACTCATCATTAGCAGATGCGAGCAGCATCTACGACAACGGTCTATTCAAAGCGATCGCAATTGGCATTGTTGTCACCGTATTCGCTGCAGCGATTGGTTACCACATTGCACATAGTGTAAGGGAGCCACTCACGCGCATCCTCGGTACATTAGAAGGCCTGACTGAAGGCGATATGACTCAGCGTATAGATATTCGATACGACAACGAATTTAGCCGAGTAAGCCGTCACATCAATACCTTAGCCGACAACCTGCACAATATTCTGGTGAAACTGAACGACGCTTCGGATGACCTAACCAATACTGCAAGCGTAAACCAAAAAACCTCTTCTGAGACACAGGCTCAATTGAACAACCAGCGTGAACAAACGGCAACCGTCGCAACGGCAATGACACAAATGTCTCATTCGGTACAAGAAGTAGCAAACAGCGCACAAAGCTCATTAACTATGGTTCAACAAGTAGAATCGGCTTCTGAATCAGGTCGTCAGGTCATGAACACCAACATCAGTACCATTAATCAACTTGAGGTGCGTCTGACTGAATCCGTGGGTGCTGTAGGCGAGCTACAACAGATGAGCAGCCAGATTGGCTCTATCCTCGATGTTATTCGTGGTATTGCGGATCAAACTAACCTACTTGCACTCAACGCAGCAATCGAAGCCGCGCGCGCAGGTGAACAAGGTCGTGGATTTGCTGTCGTCGCTGATGAAGTCCGAGTATTGGCACAAAAGACAACTCAATCAACATCTGAAATCGAGACAATGATCAGTAACCTACAATCAAGCTCTAAAACAGCAAGCAATGTGATTGAAAGCTGCATGAGTGATATGGATATGTCGGTTGAGCAAGCTTCAAGTGCTAATAGTGCTATGGAAGAGATTCAGGCATTGATTCTAGAAATCAGTCGTATGAGTACGCACATTTCTCAAGCCGCGGCTGAGCAGAGTGAAACTTCGGGTGATATCGCGCGTAACATTGAAGACATCAACCAGATTGCTGATAAGAGTTATCAAGCGATGTCATCAATTGCAGAGGCAAGCCAAAACCTAACAATTCTGGCAAACCAGCAAGGTGATTTAGTTCATCAATTCAAACTATAA
- a CDS encoding DUF1887 family protein yields MAVHVGIIDQDPIRLITPLLDNRTISTHIVFIGDKNQVSIYQRLDSVLKKRDITSEFFEIPTIVNTSVIKESIQTLAEDLKARGQEVKLNASCGLRHRLLSVYEVFRTYHWPIFVVEPNSDKLCWLYPNGKEDAQVQDRITIDDYLTVFGARGEFSDVQLSPQLDQKLYELGERWASNALELGPGLATLNYLATTCRKEQRLDVGLSEKQQGYRELNMLLSDLVEAKIATYDNGILTFANEDARRFSNGEWLETLVHSTVKQIQDDMPTIQDRSLNVQVYRQLGEREVRNELDVASVVNNKLHIIECKTKGMRDDGDDTLYKLESLRDLLGGLQARAMLVSFRPLRHNDITRAEDLGLALIGPDELKDLKTHLAAWFTAAGGDEDLEC; encoded by the coding sequence ATGGCTGTTCATGTTGGCATTATCGATCAAGACCCCATTCGGTTGATCACACCACTACTCGACAACCGAACGATCAGCACTCACATCGTGTTCATCGGTGACAAAAATCAAGTCAGTATCTATCAACGCTTAGACAGCGTTTTGAAAAAGCGTGATATTACGAGTGAATTTTTCGAGATTCCAACTATCGTAAACACGTCTGTAATTAAAGAATCTATCCAAACCCTTGCCGAAGACCTCAAGGCTCGAGGTCAAGAAGTAAAACTCAACGCAAGTTGTGGCCTTCGTCACCGCTTACTTTCTGTCTACGAAGTATTTCGTACTTACCACTGGCCAATCTTTGTTGTTGAACCTAACAGTGACAAGCTGTGCTGGCTTTACCCGAATGGTAAAGAAGACGCACAAGTTCAAGATCGCATCACTATCGATGACTATCTAACGGTATTCGGTGCTCGTGGTGAATTCAGCGATGTACAGCTGTCTCCACAGCTCGACCAAAAGCTTTATGAACTGGGTGAACGCTGGGCAAGTAATGCATTAGAATTAGGCCCAGGCCTTGCTACATTGAACTACCTTGCAACCACCTGCCGTAAAGAACAAAGGCTTGATGTGGGTTTGTCTGAGAAGCAACAAGGTTATCGCGAGCTGAACATGCTATTGAGCGATTTAGTCGAAGCTAAGATTGCCACTTATGACAATGGTATTTTGACGTTTGCCAATGAAGACGCGCGACGCTTCTCAAACGGCGAATGGCTTGAAACACTGGTTCATAGCACCGTTAAGCAGATCCAAGATGACATGCCGACCATTCAAGATCGCTCTTTGAATGTTCAGGTTTATCGTCAACTCGGTGAGCGTGAAGTTCGTAATGAGCTTGATGTTGCCTCTGTAGTGAACAATAAGCTGCACATCATCGAGTGTAAGACCAAAGGTATGCGTGATGATGGCGATGATACCTTGTACAAGCTGGAATCGCTTAGAGACCTTCTGGGTGGCCTACAAGCACGTGCCATGTTAGTGAGCTTCCGCCCTCTTCGTCATAACGACATCACACGAGCCGAAGATCTTGGCCTTGCATTGATCGGCCCTGACGAATTAAAAGATCTTAAAACACATCTCGCGGCATGGTTTACCGCCGCCGGTGGTGATGAAGACTTAGAGTGCTAA
- the udp gene encoding uridine phosphorylase, with product MSQAVFHLGVTEADLNGATLAIIPGDPARVQKIAEEMENPVFLASHREYTLYRAELDGKPVVVCSTGIGGPSTSIAVEELAQLGVRTFLRVGTTGAIQPHVNVGDMIVSTGSVRLDGASLHFAPMEFPAVADFEVATAMKAAVEESGAAVHMGVTASSDTFYPGQERYDTFSGRVVKRFQGSMQEWQDMGVLNFEMESATLLTMCASSGLKAGCVAGVIINRTQKEIPDHETLKVTEARSIKVVVEAARKML from the coding sequence ATGTCTCAAGCTGTTTTCCATTTAGGTGTTACTGAAGCAGATCTTAACGGTGCTACTCTTGCGATCATTCCTGGTGATCCTGCTCGTGTGCAAAAAATTGCAGAAGAGATGGAGAATCCTGTATTTCTAGCGAGTCACCGTGAATACACGCTTTACCGCGCAGAGCTAGACGGTAAGCCAGTTGTTGTATGTTCAACAGGTATCGGTGGCCCATCTACTTCTATCGCAGTTGAAGAGCTTGCTCAGCTTGGCGTTCGCACTTTCCTACGTGTTGGTACTACTGGTGCTATCCAACCTCACGTAAATGTGGGTGACATGATTGTTTCTACGGGTTCTGTTCGTCTAGACGGTGCTAGCCTGCACTTCGCTCCTATGGAGTTCCCAGCAGTTGCTGACTTCGAAGTTGCTACAGCAATGAAAGCAGCAGTTGAAGAATCAGGCGCAGCAGTTCACATGGGTGTAACCGCTTCAAGTGATACTTTCTACCCAGGTCAAGAGCGTTACGACACGTTCTCTGGTCGCGTGGTTAAGCGTTTCCAAGGTTCTATGCAAGAATGGCAAGATATGGGTGTTCTTAACTTCGAAATGGAATCTGCAACGCTACTAACAATGTGTGCAAGTTCTGGTTTGAAAGCAGGTTGTGTTGCTGGTGTGATCATCAACCGTACTCAAAAAGAGATACCTGATCACGAGACACTAAAAGTAACGGAAGCGCGCTCAATCAAAGTGGTTGTAGAAGCTGCTCGTAAAATGCTTTAA